A single window of Streptomyces aquilus DNA harbors:
- a CDS encoding ArsR/SmtB family transcription factor — protein MSVTVDDELWSAVGDPTRRRMLDLMLADGFGTATSLSDRLPVTRQAVAKHLGVLHRVGLVHATPSGRERRYEVDEEQLARAIAQLASVGASWDARLHRIKRIAEAIQQDRENPPQVQPENMTSERGTENA, from the coding sequence GTGAGCGTCACCGTCGACGACGAGCTGTGGTCCGCCGTAGGAGACCCGACCCGGCGCCGGATGCTCGACCTGATGCTGGCCGACGGCTTCGGCACGGCGACCTCGCTCAGCGACCGACTGCCGGTCACGCGCCAGGCGGTCGCCAAACACCTCGGCGTGCTCCACCGGGTCGGGCTGGTCCACGCGACCCCGTCCGGCCGCGAGCGCCGATACGAGGTGGACGAGGAGCAACTCGCCCGTGCCATAGCCCAGTTGGCGTCGGTCGGGGCGAGCTGGGACGCCCGACTGCACCGCATCAAGCGCATCGCCGAGGCGATCCAGCAAGACCGGGAGAACCCGCCCCAGGTCCAACCGGAGAACATGACATCAGAGAGAGGTACCGAAAATGCCTGA
- a CDS encoding SRPBCC family protein gives MEYGSIEREIHIDATPEVVYEVVSRPEHLREWWPDEAELKPVPGGTGVISFGDRSTPDAKVEALTVVDADPPRRFSFRWVYDEGETPTPVNSLLVTFDLTPSGSGTLLRFSEAGFRERGWEAAVLENAYREHSTGWDHFLPRLVAYVNRLESTP, from the coding sequence ATGGAGTACGGCAGCATCGAGCGGGAGATCCACATCGACGCCACACCCGAGGTGGTCTACGAGGTCGTCAGCAGACCCGAGCATCTGCGGGAGTGGTGGCCCGACGAGGCCGAGCTCAAGCCCGTGCCCGGCGGCACCGGCGTCATCTCGTTCGGAGACAGGAGCACGCCGGACGCGAAGGTCGAAGCGCTGACCGTCGTGGACGCCGATCCGCCCCGGCGGTTCTCGTTCCGGTGGGTGTACGACGAGGGCGAGACCCCCACACCGGTCAACTCCCTCCTCGTGACCTTTGATCTGACCCCCTCCGGCTCGGGCACGCTGCTGCGCTTCAGCGAGGCGGGATTCCGGGAACGCGGCTGGGAGGCCGCCGTACTGGAGAACGCCTACCGCGAGCACTCCACCGGCTGGGACCACTTCCTGCCGCGCCTGGTCGCCTACGTGAACCGGCTGGAGTCCACGCCGTGA